One part of the Methanofastidiosum sp. genome encodes these proteins:
- a CDS encoding non-heme iron oxygenase ferredoxin subunit → MRFFKIGKVSDIEDGAMKKYEVGGKEILVSNIGGKYYAIYNKCTHKNGDLSQGKLEGNIVTCPKHGSRFDVTTGRVISGPKIPLIKIKINDEEKYEIKIDGEDILIKI, encoded by the coding sequence ATGAGATTTTTCAAGATAGGTAAAGTTTCCGATATTGAAGACGGCGCTATGAAAAAATATGAAGTTGGAGGAAAAGAGATACTTGTTTCAAATATTGGGGGAAAATATTATGCAATTTATAACAAATGTACCCATAAGAATGGAGATCTTTCTCAAGGCAAACTTGAAGGTAATATTGTGACCTGCCCAAAACATGGTTCCAGGTTTGATGTTACGACTGGGAGGGTAATCTCGGGACCTAAAATACCGTTGATAAAAATAAAGATCAATGATGAAGAAAAATATGAGATAAAAATAGATGGAGAAGATATATTAATCAAAATATAA